Part of the Sulfuricurvum kujiense DSM 16994 genome, CTGACATTAGCGGCGCTGTACGGAAAATTCAAAGGAAAAACGGGCGGTTTGGACGCCAAAGTGAGTGAATTTGATATCGTACTGGCCTATGATATTAACGAAAATGTATGTGCCGATATGAGCTATGCGACCATCGATGACAAAAATAAAAATACGGGCGATTCAGGAACGGACGGCGGTTATGACCGCTTTTTGCTCCGGCTTAGCTACAGTTTCTAAGAAGGATTAGTATGAATACGATGACATTACTGAGTGCCTGCACCAAGGGGGGAGTCGCTACAGTTGTCAAAATCAATGCCAAAGGGCCGCTAAAACAGCGTCTCATCTCGTTCGGGCTGATGAAGGGTTCGGAAGTCAAAATGCTGGAGTGTGCTCTCACCAACAGCACCTTTGAGATCAAAGTGGGGAATATGAATATTGCGCTGCGCCGTGAAGAGGCAGAGCTGATCGAGGTAACCGATGTCCGATAAAAAAATTAAAGTCGCTCTCGTAGGACAGCCTAATGTGGGAAAAAGCATGCTTATCAATTCGATCAGCAACGCACGGCTTCATGTCGGAAATTTTACGGGGGTGACGGTTGAAAAGACCGAAGTCATATTTGAATACGACGGATACGATTTCAGTGTCGTCGACCTCCCCGGAACGTATGCATTTACGGACTACTCGATCGAAGAGCGGGTAACGCACGACTTTCTATGCAATGAGCATTATGATTTGATTATCAATGTCCTCGATTCGACCAATCTGGAGAAAAATCTTCAGCTTACGGCGGAGCTGATGACAATGAGCAAAAAGATCGTCATGGCGCTCAATATGTCGGACGAAGCCGATCGTGAGGGGATAGAGATCGATGCAGCGTATCTGACCCAGCTGCTCGGTATTCCGTGTATCCGTGTATCGGCGGCGGCAAAATCGGGGCTGGATGAGCTGATGAGAGCGGTGATCAGTGTGTATGAGAACCCTGTTCAGGAACAAAAACTGATCTTCAGCGAGGCGGTCGAAGAGGAAATTGCCCTTATTACCGATTATCTGGATAAACATAAATTCAAGGCATCCATCAGCAACCGAAACATCGCGATCAATCTTCTCCAAAAAGAGAAAAAAACCTATCGTACGCTGCATGACAATCCGATCTGGACCGAATTGCAGCCGATGCTGATCGAAGCGGACCGCCATATCGAGCTGCATCATGACAGCGACGATATCAAAGAGATTTTTGCCGAAGAGTATTTCTCCTACAATCGGGGAATTTTGGCCGAAGCGGTCAAGGTGAAACCCAAAGCAGCTCAGCAGAAAACGACGACGGAGAAAATCGACAGCGTGTTGATTCATCCGATATTCGGGATACCGATTTTTCTCTTTTTCATGTGGGGGCTGTTTCAGCTTACCTTTGAGATCGGAAGCATTCCGATGGATTGGATCGATGCCTTTTTCGGCTGGTTCGGCGAAGCGGTAGGTTCAACGATCCGCAATGACGAGATCCGCTCTTTGATCGTGGACGGAGTCATAGCCGGGGTGGGCGCGGTGGTATTGTTTGTCCCCAATATCGTTATTTTGTTTGTGGGGATCGCATTGCTCGAGGCGACGGGATATATGTCGCGTGTCGCGTTTTTGCTGGACGGTTTTTTCCATAAATTCGGTTTGCACGGACAGTCGTTCATTCCGCTGGTAACGGGTTTCGGATGTTCGATTCCCGCCTATATGTCGGCGCGGATTTTGAAAAATGACCGTGACCGCCTTTTGACCCTTTTTGTCATCGGGTTTATGAGCTGCGGTGCGCGTCTCCCCGTCTATGTCCTCTTTACGGGAGCATTTTTCGGACCCGAAATGGCGGGGAACGTACTTTTTGGCATCTATATTCTCGGAGCGATTATCGGACTTATTGCCGCGAAAGTTCTTAAAATGACGGCGTTTAAAGGTGCTGATGAGCCCTTTGTCATGGAGATGCCGAAATACCGCCTCCCTTCGGTGAAGCTCATTTGGCATACGGTTTTGACCAAGACGATGATGTATCTGAAAAAAGCGGGGACGTTCATCGCCGCGGCGTCACTGCTCGTGTGGTTTTTAAGTACCTATCCGAAAGACAGCGCTCTTGATAAGGCGTATGCACTGAAAATCGAAGCGGCATCGTCGCCGGAAGAAGTAAAAATACTGGAGAACCGATTGGCCGAAGCGGCGTTGGAACAAAGCTTTTTGGGAAGAATCGGACATGCAATCGAACCGGCGTTTGAACCGCTCGGATTTGATTGGAAAATGGCGGTGGCTTTACAGACGGGATTGGCGGCAAAAGAGGTCGTCGTTTCGACGATGGGCGTATTATACTCACTCGGAAGCGATGCGACGGAAGAAGACCATTCGCTTATCTCGACGATCAGTTCTCAAATCCCGTTTGCTTCGGCGGTAGCGTTTATCGTCGTCATTATGACCTACTTGCCGTGTCTGGCGGCATCGGTCGTCTTTACCCGTGAAGCGGGGGGGATCAAATATTTCGGATATCTGTTCGCCTTTACGACGATTGTCGCCTATTCATTGGCATTTTTAGCCTATCGTCTGGTCTTAGCGATCAGCTAAGAGCGTTTTAGTTCCCGAGGTGAAACTTGGGAACTAAATACCGATAGACGATAATCCCCGCAATCACCCCTATAGCGTCCGCAGCGATATCCAAAAGAGAAAAATAACGTCCCGGAATAAAGTACTGGACAATTTCAATCTGAAACGCGATGAATGTCATTATGACCGTTTTTTGAGCGGTAGAGAAATCTCTGTAAGCCATTCCCAGCAAGAGGTACAAAACCAAAAAAGCGACGAAATGGTTTTGCTTGTCCCAAAAACTCTCGATGATTTCGATATGCCGGGGGGTGAGAGCCAGATATTCGATAATAAAGAAATTGAGGTAAAAGAGGGTTTTGTAGAGGAGCGTTTTCATACAAAGCATTGTACTGTATTAGGAAACTATTAACCCACTCTTCGTTACAATATCTTCATGAGTAAAATATTAATGATTGAAGATGATCTTGAGCTTGCCGAGATCCTGACCGAATTTTTAGAACAGTACGATTTTCAAGTGACGACGGAAGACGATCCGTTCAAAGCCCTCAGTATTCTCAAACTCGAAAAATTTGATGCGGTCATTTTGGATTTGACCCTGCCGGGGATGGACGGGCTGGAAGTATGCGAAGCGATCCGCTCTAGGCAGAATATTCCGATCATTATCTCTTCGGCACGCTCGGACGTGACCGATAAGATCAATGCCCTTGAACTCGGAGCCGATGACTATCTCCCGAAACCCTATGATCCCCGAGAACTGGTATCGCGTATCCATTCGGTATTGCGCCGATACGATGCGGTTTCGATAGCGGCGTCGGAAAGTGCGTGCGATTTTAAACTGAATGAATCGGCCATGCAGATCAGCTATAAAAATCGTCCGATTGAGTTGACCAATGCGGAATACGGCATCTTGGCGCACATGATCAAAAAACAGGGGATGGTCGTTT contains:
- a CDS encoding FeoA family protein; the encoded protein is MNTMTLLSACTKGGVATVVKINAKGPLKQRLISFGLMKGSEVKMLECALTNSTFEIKVGNMNIALRREEAELIEVTDVR
- the feoB gene encoding ferrous iron transport protein B codes for the protein MSDKKIKVALVGQPNVGKSMLINSISNARLHVGNFTGVTVEKTEVIFEYDGYDFSVVDLPGTYAFTDYSIEERVTHDFLCNEHYDLIINVLDSTNLEKNLQLTAELMTMSKKIVMALNMSDEADREGIEIDAAYLTQLLGIPCIRVSAAAKSGLDELMRAVISVYENPVQEQKLIFSEAVEEEIALITDYLDKHKFKASISNRNIAINLLQKEKKTYRTLHDNPIWTELQPMLIEADRHIELHHDSDDIKEIFAEEYFSYNRGILAEAVKVKPKAAQQKTTTEKIDSVLIHPIFGIPIFLFFMWGLFQLTFEIGSIPMDWIDAFFGWFGEAVGSTIRNDEIRSLIVDGVIAGVGAVVLFVPNIVILFVGIALLEATGYMSRVAFLLDGFFHKFGLHGQSFIPLVTGFGCSIPAYMSARILKNDRDRLLTLFVIGFMSCGARLPVYVLFTGAFFGPEMAGNVLFGIYILGAIIGLIAAKVLKMTAFKGADEPFVMEMPKYRLPSVKLIWHTVLTKTMMYLKKAGTFIAAASLLVWFLSTYPKDSALDKAYALKIEAASSPEEVKILENRLAEAALEQSFLGRIGHAIEPAFEPLGFDWKMAVALQTGLAAKEVVVSTMGVLYSLGSDATEEDHSLISTISSQIPFASAVAFIVVIMTYLPCLAASVVFTREAGGIKYFGYLFAFTTIVAYSLAFLAYRLVLAIS
- a CDS encoding VanZ family protein, coding for MKTLLYKTLFYLNFFIIEYLALTPRHIEIIESFWDKQNHFVAFLVLYLLLGMAYRDFSTAQKTVIMTFIAFQIEIVQYFIPGRYFSLLDIAADAIGVIAGIIVYRYLVPKFHLGN
- a CDS encoding response regulator transcription factor, whose product is MSKILMIEDDLELAEILTEFLEQYDFQVTTEDDPFKALSILKLEKFDAVILDLTLPGMDGLEVCEAIRSRQNIPIIISSARSDVTDKINALELGADDYLPKPYDPRELVSRIHSVLRRYDAVSIAASESACDFKLNESAMQISYKNRPIELTNAEYGILAHMIKKQGMVVSREDLIHNVSAINEDSSNKSIDVMMGRIRNKLGDKALIESIRGIGYKLLK